GAACATAAGGCCGATTCGTGAGGATATGCCGTTTATTGTCACAACTGCTAAGAGGGTTGGTCTCGATCATATAGCCTTTGCCCAAGCTTTCGCTGAACTTACAAATGGAAAATTCATCCCAAGAGGGGATAAGAGCTTGACCTATATAGCGGACAAATACAACACTGATGTCCTTGGTGTTATTGAGAGACATCCAAGAGGGATGGCAATCAACTTCTACCGCTTAGATATAACAAAAGAAAGACCAGTTGGACCTTTAATCAGTGTAAAAATCTGGATCATGGAAGACGGAAGGAGATGGGACTACAAAGAAGCACTGGGCATTAAAGTCAAAAGGAGAGAGCGTGAATGAACAAGATAAAGGGAACCATAGAAATTGAGTTCCCAAGTGAAGAGATTGCAAAAATTGTTTACGAGAGCGTTCTTTTTGAGCATTTAAGTGTTCCCTATCGAAGAAGTGAAATTGAGTTTAAGAGGGAAGGGAATAAAATTGTTTTGCACTTCACGGCTCAAGATAACTCAGCTCTAAGGGGAACTCTCAATTCCTATTTAAGATGGATTAAAGTTGCTATGGATGTTGCAGAGCTTTAGCAAAACCTTCTTAAATGTTCTCACTGATTTTTGGTTGGATTAACGATTATGGAGGTGTGTTGAAATGCAGAACATTCCACCACAGGTTCAGGCTTTATTGGGGCAGCTTGAGAGCTATCAACAGCAATTACAACTTGTTATCCAGCAGAAACAGAAAGTTCAGGTTGATTTGAATGACGCTAAGAAAGCTCTTGAGGAAATCGAAAAAGTTGAAGAGAATACTCCGATCTACAAGACTGTTGGGACCCTAATAGTGAAAACCAGCAAGGATAAAGCCGTTGAAGAACTTAAGGAGAAGATCGAGACCCTTGAAGTTAGACTGAATGCCCTCAACAGACAGGAGCAGAAGCTCAACGAAAAAATCAAGGAGCTGACTCAAAAAATACAGTCAATGCTTAGGCCAACAGCTGGCTGATTCTCTGTCCAATTTTAATCTTTAACCCTTGTATGGTGATTGGAATGACAAAAAGGGTTATTCACATTGGACTACCAGAGCTCGGTGAAGATGAGCTCATTGCTTTAGGGGAGTTAGCTCAAGAGACTGCAATTGAGTACATATTTGAGCATCTGGCAAGGAGTGAAGTGAAGGACATAGAGGTTACAGCCAGAATAAACAAGGAAGAGACACTTGATTTGGAGCTTGAGATATACCTTGAGGTACCAATATTTGTGAAGGTTGATGTTGATAAGCTGGTTGAAGAGGCTTTGGAATTAGCCTATGAAAAAGTTGAGGAAAGGTTGAGGGAAATTGCGGGGCAAAATAAAACTTAAGCGATTTTTGGAGGAGGCAAAAGAAAAGGAATATTCTTTTCTGCTCTTATGTCACCACAATGCTGATCCAGATTCATTGGGTAGTGCAATTGCTTTTTCTCGATATCTCAACAGTATGGGTTTAAACAATCGAATTGGCGTTGCTCAAAGCGTCTCTTCTTATGCGAAGCGTTTGTTATCCTTTGCAAAAGTAGAAAAAGACCCTGAAGTTAAAGAAGATGTGGTTATCATATTCGATACTTCATCAATTGAACAGCTTGAACCAGTCGAAATTCCAAAAGATAAGTTTGTAATTGTAATTGACCATCACATCGAGAAAGAAAATCCAATAAAAGCCCACATAAGAATTGTTGATTCTTCGAGAGCATCAACAGCTGAAATAGTGTGGGAACTCTTAAAGTACTTCAACTTTTATGACGAAATTGCAGCAAAAGCAATACTTGCGGGAATAGCAACAGACACGGCTAATTTCAGATACGCAAATGCAAAGACATTTAAAACTGTAAGCGAGATTCTTGAGAGATTTCCAATCCAGATGGGGGAAATCTACAACTTAACAGCCCCAGTAAGTGACGAGAACATCGACCAAGCGAAAAGAATGGCTATTTTAAAGGCATGTCAGAGGATGGAGATTAAAAAATTCAGAAAATACATAATAGTGACATCCAAAGTCTCTGCTTATGAATCTTTAGCATGTAAAGTCTTTCTCCAGCTTGGAGCGGACGTTGCAATAGTGGGGAGTGAAAAGAAGGGTGTTAGGATTTCTGCAAGAGCAAAGGAGCATTTAGTAAAGAAGGGGCTTCACTTAGGCAAAATAATGGAAAAAGTTGGTTCAATCATTGAAGGCTCAGGAGGAGGTCATGCCGGAGCTGCTGGGGCAAATGGTAAGAGAGATCTTGATGAAGCCATTAAGTTTTTAGTGAAAGAGATTGAAAAATTCTTGAGGGGGATTTAAATGGCACGATGCCCAATATGTGGTGAGGCATTAAAATGGGAAGAGCTAATTGAGCAGATGCTCACGCTTGAAAACTTTAGTGAGCTATTAGCTGATAAGGGAGCATTTATTTCTGCATTTGAGGAATTTATTTTTATGTGTCCACATTGCAAAGAGGAATTTTATGGTAAACACCTTGAAATTAAAGAAGCAGAAAAGGTCTTTGAGTTGTTGAATGACTTTAAAGGTGGGATAGATTACGAAAACAAAAGAGTTAAGCTGAAGCTAACCAACTTGCTTGCCCTGGATATGATGCTTGAGGAGTGGGATAAGAGGGTTAAGCGGTGAACTCGATGAGGGAAATTGAAAAGCTCATTAAGGAAAGGAAAATAAAAGATGCCATAGAAGTTGCCCTCAAAATGGAGAACACAATTTTAAAGCTTGAAGTTCTGGCGTATATTCTGCGGTCTGTTGATAGTAGAGATCATCGGGAGTTCATTTTTTCTCAGATGTTTGAGGTTGCTGAATCTTTAGATCGCCCTCAGGACAAAGCTGTTGCTCATGCAATACTGGCGTATTCAGCATATGTTATGGGAAAAGAGAAAGTTGATGAGCATCTTTTTCAGAAGGCTGTTGATATTGCAAAATCTTTGCCCCATCCATCTTGGAAAGCAGATGCCTTGGCTGACATTGCATATTATATGGCAAAAGCTGATTTGTTTGAAGAGAGCTTCAAAACTTTCCTTTTAGCTTACAATACAATACGCGGTTCAAAGGAGCCCTATTCAATTACAGTCTCGGTTCTTTCAAATATTGCAAAGAGGTTAGTTAGGGCTGGAGATGATATTCCAAACAAAATCTCAATTCAATTTTACAGCCTTGCAAAAGAGATTTATCAGTCCATTCGCTTCATGACCCAAGCAAAACTGGTTAATGAAAAGATAGAATTTGTCCAAAACGTTCTTAAGCGGAAGAACTTAGCCATTGCTGAATTTCTTGGAAAAGGTGACATTGAAAAAGCAATTGCCTCAATAAGGTACCTTGATCCAAAAGAACGAGTGCTGGGACTCTTAGAGATCTCTTATTGGTTGATTCTTCATGATAAACCAGAGCTGGCAAGAAAAATCTTGACCGATGCTTTCAACATGATGCTGACAGGCAAGTTCAAGCCCAATGACATGGAGTTGGTGAGAGTTGCCCAAAAGTTCATGAAAATAGGACTTCTTGAAGATGCGTTGATATTGGCAGGGATAATTGAAGATGGACTCAAAGCCTCAGAAGTTCTGGGTGATATAGCCTTAACATATGCTCGCTTTGGAAAAAAGGAGAAAGCTCTTTCAATAGCTGAGGGCATTCAAAACGAAACTGTTAAGAGTAGGGTTCTAAAAGCTCTGAAAGGTGAGGGGGATGTGGAACACGAGTAAGGATTACCGCTTACTCACCGCAGAAAAAGCGGTTGAGCTGTTCTTAAAGACAATTGAACATGCCAAATTTAAAGGCAGATGGGACAAGAAGAAGGCGATAAAGTTGGCCAAGGAAATGATTCCCGAGCTGCAGGCAATGAGATACTCATATCTTGATCCCAAGGAACTCATTGATACTCCACAAATGGAGGCTCTTAAAGAGAAAGCCCAAGGGATAATTGAGGCATTAGGTGGAGAGGAGTGGCATCACAAATTCTTAAGCTTGGCTGACAAGAGTGAAAAAGAGAAAGTGGAGGAAGCAGTTGCTAAAGTTAGATTTTTCCTCAACACAATACTTAATTTGGACAAGAGATTAGCTTTAGGAAAAATCAATGACCCAGTAATTGCCGTGGATATAAAAGTCGGTGAGGTCATGAGCGTAGGAAAGCATCCAAATGCTGATAGACTTTTGGTTTGTAATGTGAACATTGGGGATAGGGCGATAACAGTTGTTACAAATGATTTAACAGTTAAAGAAGGGAACAGAGTAGCTGTTGCTTTGTTGCCGCCAGTGAATTTCAGAGGAATTGTCAGCGAAGGAATGTTTCTTGGTGCTGGAGAAGGAGTGCTGAAAGATGTGAAAGGAGAAATTGGAGGATTACCTAAGGGGATTCCGCTCGATGCCTTGAAAGAGACAAGGAACTTAGTGGAGGCATTCTTGAAAAGCTAAACACATTCTCTCGCTCTCTTTAAATCCTCTTCACTCAAACGCCAGCCCATAGCACCGAAGTTCTCTTTTAAATGTTCTTTATTGCTTGCCTTGGGGATTGCAATTACATTTTCGTGCCAAATTAAATAGTTCAGTGCAACTTGAGCAGCCGTTCTGCTGTATTTTTCCCCTATTTTGGCTAAGCATGGATTTCGAGCTAACTGTCCCTTTTCCAGCGGTGTGTATGCTATTAGAGCTATATTCTCCTTTTTCATATATTCAAGAAGGCCTGTTCTTTCAACTCGTCTATCCATGAGGGAATACTTCACTTGGTTTGCTACAATTTCGTATTTTCTCATGATCTCCTGGCTTCTCTTCAAGAGCTCCAAATCAAAGTTGCTGACACCAATGTAGCGTATAATCCCTTCATCAACCAAATCCTCCAGCGCCCATAAAGTCTCTTTGATCCTCTCAAAATCATCAATTGGCCAGTGGAGCAAATAAAGATCAATATATGTTCCAAGCCTCCTTGCACTGTTCCGAGCGGCTTTCTTTGCTTTTTCATAACCAAAATTGGTGGGCCAAACTTTGCTGATGATGAAAATACTATCCCTTTCATATTCCTTAATGGCATTTCCGACTATTTCTTCGCTATGTCCAGCACCATAGAATTCAGCAGTGTCAATTAAGTTAATACCTAAATCTAGGCCGTAGCGTAAAGCTTCAATACTCTCTTTATCTCTTGAATAATCTGCCCTTTCTCTTCCACCTATCCCCCATGTGCCCATCCCTACTGCTGTAACCTTGTCATTTCCGATTTTCTTTAAGTCATTAAACGGAATTACCCTCTTCACGTCATTCACCCGAAAATTAATTTTGTGTTAACATTTATTAATTCAATGATGGAGGTCTCATTGATGATGAATACGGGGCCACCTGAGTGATGAGGAAATTTCCCCCAATGCTGATATTCCAAAAATCTATATACTTCTATATCTCTAACTTTACTGTGGGATGGAAATGGTAAGCTCACACTTCAAACATATTCTCCTCAAGCTTGGGCTTGACGAAGAGAGGATAGAGATCTTAGAAATGAAAGGTGGCATAGTTGAGGATGAATTTGAGGGTTTACGCTATCTTAGGTTTAAAGACTCAGCGAAAGGCTTAAGAAGGGGAACTGTTGTTTTTAATGAATCTGACATTATTCTTGGGTTTCCTCACATAAAGAGAGTTGTCCATCTAAGAAATGGTGTAAAGCGAATTTTCAAAACCAAGCCCTTCTATGTGGAGGAGAAAGTTGATGGGTATAACGTTAGAGTTGCTAAGGTTGGAGAGAAAATTTTGGCTCTAACAAGAGGCGGTTTTGTTTGTCCGTTTACCACTGAAAGGATTGGGGACTTCATAAACGAGCAGTTCTTCAAAGATCACCCTAATTTAATTCTCTGCGGTGAGATGGCAGGTCCAGAGAGTCCATATTTGGTCGAAGGTCCGCCATATGTCGGGGAGGATATTCAGTTTTTCCTCTTCGATATTCAAGAAAAGAGAACTGGGAGGAGCATACCAGTTGAGGAAAGGATAAAGCTGGCTGAGGAATACGGTATTCAGAGCGTTGAAGTCTTTGGTCTTTACAGCTATGAACAGATTGATGAGCTTTATGAGCTGATTGAGAGGCTCAGCAAAGAGGGGCGAGAAGGAATAGTCATGAAAAGTCCGGATATGAAGAAAATCGTGAAGTATGTGACGCCCTATGCAAATGTTAACGACATAAAGATTGGCTCAAGGATTTTCTTTGATTTGCCTCACGGCTACTTCATGCAACGCATAAAGAGGTTGGCATTTTATATCGCAGAGAAGCGCATAAGGGGCGAAGACTTTGATGAGTATGCAAAAGCTCTTGGAAAAGCTTTGCTCCAGCCCTTTGTGGAGTCAATATGGGACGTTGCGGCTGGTGAGATGATTGCTGAGATCTTCACGGTTAGGGTAAAGAAAATTGAGACTGCTTATAAGATGGTATCCCATTTCGAAAGGATGGGGCTTAACATCCATATTGATGACATTGAGGAACTTGGCAACGGTTACTGGAGGATTACATTCAAGAGAGTTTATGACGACGCAACTAAAGAAATCAGAGAGCTTTGGAACGGGCATGCTTTTGTTGATTGAAGATTTAACTTTTTCCAACCTTCTCCACGAGCTCATCCAACACTTCTTTGAACTTGGCAGCATCTACCCATTTAATTCCCATCTTTTCAGCCCATGTTAGAATACCAACATCCGCTGAAACTATTATTGCATCGAGCTCTTTAGCCAATAAAATCAGCTCAAAATCTTCTTTGCTGTCCACTATTCCCTCTCTTAGAGCTTTTCTGTAGTTTCTACGGAGCTTTTGGATAATCTTATCAACATTATCGGTGTCGAGAACACTCTCTCTAACAGCTTTCTCCGCAACTCTCAACCCTTTATCAATTCTCCGTCTAATGTCTTCAATCAGCTCATAGACCACAAAAGCCGGAATTTTGATGTCATGAACGTTTGGAGGCTTCTTTATTATGTAAAGCTCAACATCAGGAGAAACCTCGCTCTCATCAACGAAGTGCATAATCTCCCTATAAATTCCGGGAGACATATAAAATTCAACCTTACCAAACAGCTTTTCAGCATATTCCAAAAACTTCTTCATGGCCTCAGTTGGTGTTTTGCCGAATTTTGCCCTGACATCTGGATTGACAAAAATACTGGTATCAAGGACAAAGCGAATCATTGCAACCACAAGTTTATTTAGTCCTTTTAGTTTTAAAATCCTTAGGTGATAAAATGAAAGTTGGAGTTATCTTTGGAGTTAGCGAAATTGCAGACCCAAAAAAGTTTGAGAAAAAAGCGTCGCAGTTTTTAACAAGGCTTTCTGAGGAGTTTGAAGTTATTGGTGGAGCATTTATTTCGACAAAAAAAGAGTTTAAAGATCTCAAAGAAGAAATAGACTTCAATAAGGTTGATGCGATAGTTTTATACCCATTAACTGGGGGAACCGAAAATCCGCTGAAGGAGTTTGCAATCTACAGAAAGCCAGTGATTCTCTTTGGGGATTCCTTCAACAACTCAATAGCAGCTGCTGTAGAGATCAGGGAGTACCTAAGAGACAGACTTATACCTTCAACACTGGTTACAAGTTATGAAGAGCTTAAAGCAGCCCTTCTTGGCTATGATGATATGAAAGAGATGCTCGATAAGTTCCTAAACTTGAGACTTGGGTTAATTGGCAGAATTTCTCCATGGCTCATTAACGAGAAGTTTGAGCTGCCTTATGTTCATATAAGTCTGAAGAAGTTTTATGAATATTATGAATCTGTAACTGAGGCAGAAGGATGGAAGGTCATTGAGAATGTAATAGCAAAGGCAAGGGAGATCAAAGAGCCTAACAGGGAAGATCTTGTAAAAGCTGGCAGAATTTATGTTGCACTAAAGAGAATCATTGAGGACTATAAACTTGATGGCTTTACAATAGGTTGCTTTGATCTTATTGGAAAGATTAAAGCAACACCATGCTTGGCATTGGCATTGTTCAATGCCGAAGGAATACCGGCGGCTTGTGAGGGGGAGCTTAACTCCTTGCTTGGAATGGCAATAATTAGAAAATTCTTCAATAAACCGGCATTTATGGGCAATATAGCTGATTATGGAGAGGATTATATAATTTTGGCACATTGCACTGCTCCCTTAATCGCTGGCTATACTTTAAGGTCCCACTTTGAAAGCGGTATGGGGGTTGGAGTTGAGGTAGATTTGCCTCGAAAAAAAGCATCGCTCCTTAAGATAAGAGGAAGAAAAGCTGTTGTGGCCAGTGTTATGGTAGCTGAAAGAGAAAAAAGTGAGCAGAGATGCAGAACCCAGCTTAAGCTCAAAATTGAGGACGCTAAGGACTTTGTGGATGGTACATTAGGAAATCATCATCTTTTGGTCTATGTTGACAGCGAAGAGCTGGCTGATCTGTTAAGTGAGCTTGGGTTTGAGGTTATGCTTTACTGACTTTTATTTTCCCAATATCTTTGCGAGAACTCTTTTTATTTTTGAAACAATTGATTCATGCTCGCTGTTCTCCGAGGCAGCATTTTGTTGATATTCCTTTGCCCATAGCTCAGCATCTTTCTTCTTCATCTCATAACGTGATATTGGGTCTTTTATCACTCCACCTATGCTAGGGCTCAGGATTACCACCGGGGATTATTACCATTGCATCCTATTTAAGTTTTTACTCATATCATGTAAACTGGCGCAAGCTTTATAAATTCTTGATCTTTATTATACTTTGGTAATTAAAACTGAAAAATATCAAGCTCTATAATTATAGTGTTAGTGAGGTGAGAATGTGGAGGAAAAGACAAAGAAAGTGATTATCTGGTTAATAGACAAGTTTGTAGATTTTATCATTATAACAGCCGGTGTTGCTTTAGGCATAATAATTGCTGCAGGCTTTATCGCAAAGCACATGATTGCAGCACTTCCATAGGGGGGAGTAAATTGAGAGGGCAAGCGGCAATTGAATATTTGTTCATGATTTTAGTGGCACTACTCATAGTAAGCTTAGTTATACGATACATAAAGAACATAGCCAATGAAGCTGGTCAGACAATAGAAAATGCCACAAGGGTATTATTGAGAGAGCTTCAGAGTTCCTATTCAAATATTGGAAAATAAAAGAAATGTCAAGATTTTCTTGCATATAATATAACACCCATAATTGAAAGCACAACCAAGGCTATTGGAATTGGATGTAATGTCGCTCCTACTAATCCAAGTGCACCAAAGATAACCCTGAGTTCTTTTCTTATTGGTTTCTTATAGTAACCCGTGATAGCTATTGATAGGAGATACATTATGAGTATTGTTGCTATGAAGTAGTAAAGTACTCTGAGTGCAACTTCCGGGGTCCACTGCTGGACTGTTATCAGGAACATTTCTGGATGAGTAAAGTATATGTATGGTCCAATGTAGCCGGCTAAGGCATATTTAACCGAATTAGTTGCGGTTTTCCAGAAGTCTCCTCCAGCTAATGCTGAACCCGCGTATGCTGCCAAGGCAACTGGAGGTGTTAGATCAGCAAGTATTCCAAAGTAGAACACGAAGAAGTGAGCTGCTAACAGTGCAATTGGGGTTGCATACCCTGGAACCGATGCAGAGTAAACTGGATTGTTTGCCACAGCGTTAAAGACTGCTGGAGCCGCTACCAATGACGTGATAACGTAGTTTGCGGTTGTTGGCACACCCATACCAAGTATTAGGCTGAATATCATTGCCATCATTAAGAGCAACAGTAGGTTTCCTCCGGCTAAATCAACAAGTCTGTATCCAAGAGACGTTACCAGACCTGTCATTGTAAGGACACCTTGAATTAAACCAGCACTTGCTGCTGCAAGCATAACTGTTGTGCTTGTCTTACCTGCACTTATCATGGACTCATAAGTTGCTGAATACATTGCTTTGCCGCCTTCTGTTTTAGATTTGTATCCCACTATAAGGGAGAATATTATTCCAAAGACACCACTCATTAAAAGGATTTCTTCTTTTCTCATATAGAGGAACTTTCCAAGTGCCACAAGGAATATGAACAGCATGCTTATGTAGAATTTTTCGTTGAACTCTACTTTGTCTGTTGTAATTGCCATGATGATTAGTGCCAGACCGATTATCAGGAGAATAACCCCCACAGGTTTTGCATGCTGTCTTCCTGTGAACATTAGGAGGGTTGTAATAAGAACTGTTGCCACATAAAGTGGTTCATGTCCAGGAATTTCATCTTTTGAAACCCATGCAACCCAAATTGCAATACCCAATGAAGAAACTGCTGCAATGTGTGGAGCAATTCCCCATACCAACGCAACGGTAATTACAACGATTGGTAACAGTATATATAGTTTCCTTAGGAAGTATTTAATAGGTTTAAAGTGTTCTCTTGGCATTCCCTTCAATCCTAAGCGTTTAGTCTCAAGATCAATGAACAGATAGACCCCTGAGTAATAGATCAATGCCGGCAGTACTGCTGCAATGATAAGCTTATTATATGGGACACCAAGAAACTGTGCCATGATAAATGCAGCCGCACCCATCACTGGAGGCATCAGCTGACCTCCAGTTGAAGCCACGGGTTCAACGGCACCGGCGATCTCTGGCGGATAACCTGCTTTTTTCATAAGTGGGATTGTGAATGTTCCTGTTGTTAGAACGTTGGCAACTGAACTTCCGCTTACTGTTCCCATCATACCACTTGAGATAACAGCTGCCTTTGCAGGACCTCCAGGTCTTGGGCCAAATATTGATATCATGAATTCGGTGATGTAGTCACTTACTCCAATTTTCAGCAAGAATGCCCCAAAGAATACGAACGCAAAGACGTAGATTGTCATGACGTAGAATGGGATACCAAAAATACCCTGATCGAGGTAGAGATACTGGGCTATGCGTGTCCAGTTGAAACCCGCATCTTTTATACCATAGAGAAGGAATACAGTGACTATTGTTGGCAGGATCCATCCTATTGCTCTTCTGGTGGCTTCTAAGACCAGGATTATGGCAAGAAAGCCAAATATAACATCTGTCTGGTTAACGTCATAGTACACCATATATGTCGGCCATCTCCAGAATTTATATAGTGCGGCTGCTAATCCAAGGAGTATTAAGATGTAGTCTATTAGCTGCACTTTTTTGAGATACTTGTCCTTCTTTATTATTGGGTATCTAAGGAATGCTATAACAAATATCATGCCCAAAACAAACGCCATTACCTGCTGATCCTGAAAATCAAGCTTTAAAATTTCGATTCTTATGCCTAATCTGTCAAATAGGGAATATACTGTAAATGTAAAGTTAAATATAAACAGTATCTCGAAGATACCTATGAGTATTGCTGCAGCCTTTACCACGTTTTCCAGCTTTGGTGGTAGTGTTCTCGTTTTTTCGAGTGCTATTTTCTTTTCGATTTTTTCAAGATTCTCTCCCATAATCAACACCTCCTACTTATTATCAACAATATTGGAACCCTTCTAATCTCAATTTTCATGATGCCGTCCTCTTTTGGCTGGACAAAAACAATTTTATCATTGATTTTGATGGTAGCATTGTTAATGGGGATGAACCAATACTCCCATTTCTTTCCAAGAAATTTGTTCATCTTCTTTACATAGAAACTCCCAGCTCGATAGTTGAAGTCCACTGGTTGTCCTGCAAGAAACTCCTGCCATCGTTCCTCCACGGCAAAAATACCTCGCTTTGAAACACGATACACATCCACGACTTTGGTTAGCGATACGCTGTGAGTATAACTAATTTCGAGTGTGGAATTTGAGCCAAGGAAATAATAACATGCGGTATTCTCAAATTCTATTCCAATTACGGAAACCGGGACAAGCATTACAACTGCAATTAAAAGCAAGAAAAAAAGAAAAAATTTCTTCAAAAAGTTCACCCCATCATCCCTTAAGGTTGTCTGGAACTTTTATGCCGTGTTCTTCATAATATTTGACGGCTCCTGGGTGGAGTGGTATCATAAGACCATCAAAGGCATGCTTCATGTCGATCTGCTTTGCAACTTGGTGAGCCTTGGCTAATTCATCAATGTTCTCATAGAGTATCTTAGTAATCTCATAAACAACTTCGTCTGGCAAGTCTTTGTGAACGACAAGTGTTGCTTTGACTGCAATTGTTTGTGTGTCTTCGGTCATTCCTTTGTATGTTCCTTTTGGAATAATTACCTTAACATAGAAGGGATATCCCTGGTCATGAAGCTTTTTAATGACATCGTCCGGGATTGGAATTAATCTAACTGGGACCTTAACTGCAATCTGATCAATTGCTGGTGCAGGATATGCAATAACTGTGAACTCAGCATCTACCTGTCCAAGGACTAAGCTTTGAGCAGCTTCCTCGAAGGTCTGGTAAACTGGTTCAATTTTGTCCCAGACTCCAGCTGCCTTGAGAACTCTCTCGGCTGTTGCAGCAACACCGCTACCTGCGGCACCAACGACAACCTTCTTACCGGCCAAGTCTTGGAGTGTTTTGATGTCGCTGTCGGCTCTTACAACAATCTGGACAGGTTCTGGATAGAGGGTTCCTATACCTCTGAGAACCTTAATTGGGTTGCCCTCGAACTGATATTTTCCTTCCCAAGCATACCAGGTAACATCATTCTGAGCTATAGCAACTTGGGCTTCTCCTTTTCCTATTGCTTTACAGTTAGCAACACTTGCTCCACTTGTGACGGCTTTTGCGGCAATTAGGTTACTCTTTTTGTTTATAACTTTTGCAAGCATTGAACCAATTGCAAAATAGACGCTACCAGGACCAGAGCCGGTATAGATGGTAATTTCGTACTTTCCTTCTTCGTTCTTTGTCACAATCGGTGCTTGAGTTTGTGTGCCGGTTGTAGTTGTTTTTTGGGTACATCCTGCGGCTACTAAGGCCAACACCAAAACAAAAACCAAACCTAAGGCTTTCCACCTTCTCATTTTTAGCCACCTCAAGGAAGTGGGGGGACTATGCCCCCCAGCATCTTAATTGTTTACAAACTTAAACATTATATATTTTTTGTTTTTTTGGAAGATTTACATACAAGTAAACAAAGGAAAGGATAGAGAGGCGAAAATTTTTCAGTAGTAGTACCAGATTGTCCAGTAATCGTTGGGGTCTTCTCCTATACTTTCAAGGTACTCAAGGTATTCTTTGATTGGGACATCTGGATACGTATAGAGCTTGGTCTCGCTGATACCCTTTTCCCATGGATGCATAAGATATATCCTGCTTCCATCGGGTCTGATTCCAACCAACTCCCTATCTTGCCATGCTCTCAGATGGTTCTTACCCATTCTTGGGACATTAAAGACAGGCTCGTCTGGTCTGAACTGTCCGGGTAATAGTCTTGCTTCTTCTTTTCTCTCCTGGACAACCCTTGCTATTGGCACGAGGTAATCTTTCTGCTCAATCTTACCCTTTGGATAGAATGTATAGTATGGGTCAATTCCTACTTTTCTCAGAGCAATTCTCAATGCAACATTTTCGAATCTC
Above is a genomic segment from Thermococcus sp. SY098 containing:
- a CDS encoding RNA ligase partner protein, with translation MIRFVLDTSIFVNPDVRAKFGKTPTEAMKKFLEYAEKLFGKVEFYMSPGIYREIMHFVDESEVSPDVELYIIKKPPNVHDIKIPAFVVYELIEDIRRRIDKGLRVAEKAVRESVLDTDNVDKIIQKLRRNYRKALREGIVDSKEDFELILLAKELDAIIVSADVGILTWAEKMGIKWVDAAKFKEVLDELVEKVGKS
- a CDS encoding class III signal peptide-containing protein; protein product: MRGQAAIEYLFMILVALLIVSLVIRYIKNIANEAGQTIENATRVLLRELQSSYSNIGK
- a CDS encoding TAXI family TRAP transporter solute-binding subunit gives rise to the protein MRRWKALGLVFVLVLALVAAGCTQKTTTTGTQTQAPIVTKNEEGKYEITIYTGSGPGSVYFAIGSMLAKVINKKSNLIAAKAVTSGASVANCKAIGKGEAQVAIAQNDVTWYAWEGKYQFEGNPIKVLRGIGTLYPEPVQIVVRADSDIKTLQDLAGKKVVVGAAGSGVAATAERVLKAAGVWDKIEPVYQTFEEAAQSLVLGQVDAEFTVIAYPAPAIDQIAVKVPVRLIPIPDDVIKKLHDQGYPFYVKVIIPKGTYKGMTEDTQTIAVKATLVVHKDLPDEVVYEITKILYENIDELAKAHQVAKQIDMKHAFDGLMIPLHPGAVKYYEEHGIKVPDNLKG
- a CDS encoding TRAP transporter fused permease subunit → MGENLEKIEKKIALEKTRTLPPKLENVVKAAAILIGIFEILFIFNFTFTVYSLFDRLGIRIEILKLDFQDQQVMAFVLGMIFVIAFLRYPIIKKDKYLKKVQLIDYILILLGLAAALYKFWRWPTYMVYYDVNQTDVIFGFLAIILVLEATRRAIGWILPTIVTVFLLYGIKDAGFNWTRIAQYLYLDQGIFGIPFYVMTIYVFAFVFFGAFLLKIGVSDYITEFMISIFGPRPGGPAKAAVISSGMMGTVSGSSVANVLTTGTFTIPLMKKAGYPPEIAGAVEPVASTGGQLMPPVMGAAAFIMAQFLGVPYNKLIIAAVLPALIYYSGVYLFIDLETKRLGLKGMPREHFKPIKYFLRKLYILLPIVVITVALVWGIAPHIAAVSSLGIAIWVAWVSKDEIPGHEPLYVATVLITTLLMFTGRQHAKPVGVILLIIGLALIIMAITTDKVEFNEKFYISMLFIFLVALGKFLYMRKEEILLMSGVFGIIFSLIVGYKSKTEGGKAMYSATYESMISAGKTSTTVMLAAASAGLIQGVLTMTGLVTSLGYRLVDLAGGNLLLLLMMAMIFSLILGMGVPTTANYVITSLVAAPAVFNAVANNPVYSASVPGYATPIALLAAHFFVFYFGILADLTPPVALAAYAGSALAGGDFWKTATNSVKYALAGYIGPYIYFTHPEMFLITVQQWTPEVALRVLYYFIATILIMYLLSIAITGYYKKPIRKELRVIFGALGLVGATLHPIPIALVVLSIMGVILYARKS
- a CDS encoding DUF1850 domain-containing protein, producing the protein MKKFFLFFLLLIAVVMLVPVSVIGIEFENTACYYFLGSNSTLEISYTHSVSLTKVVDVYRVSKRGIFAVEERWQEFLAGQPVDFNYRAGSFYVKKMNKFLGKKWEYWFIPINNATIKINDKIVFVQPKEDGIMKIEIRRVPILLIISRRC